The following DNA comes from Paraburkholderia phytofirmans PsJN.
CGATGCAGGTGTAGCATTCCAGCGCGCTCTCGACCACGACACGGAAGCCGTACACGTCGAGCACTTGCGAGAACGACAGCTGCTTGTCACGCATCTTCTTGTAAATGCTGAAGATGGTTTTCTCGCGGCCGGTGACTTCGGCGTCGAGCTTCGCGTCGGCAATGGCGCGCTGCACCGATTCGAGAATCTTGCCGACCACTTCGCGCCGGTTGCCGCGCGCCGCCTTGACGGCTTTTTCGAGCGTGGCGTACCGATGCGGGTTGAAGTTCGCGAAGCTCAGGTCCTGCAGTTCGCGATACGTATTGTTCAGGCCGAGCCGGTGAGCGATCGGCGCATAGATATCCAGCGTTTCGCGCGCCACGCGGCGGCGCTTTTCCGGCGGCACCGCGCCCAGCGTGCGCATGTTGTGCAGCCGGTCGGCGAGCTTGACCAGAATCACGCGGACGTCGCGCGCCATCGCGAGCAGCATCTTGCGGAAGTTTTCCGCCTGCGCCTCTTCGCGATTACGAAACTCCATCTTGTCCAGCTTCGACAAACCGTCGACCAGTTCGGCGACCTTCGCGCCAAAACGCTCGGCGAGTTCGGCCTTGGTCACGCCCTGGTCTTCCATCACGTCGTGCAGCAGCGCCGCCATGAGCGCCTGGGCGTCGAGATTCCAGCCGGCGCAGATTTCCGCGACGGCAACTGGATGCGTGATGTACGGCTCGCCGCTCTGGCGGTACTGGCCGAGGTGGGCTTCGTCGCTGAAATGGAAGGCCGACTTGATGTCCTTGATCTCTTCCGGCTGCAGATAGCCGGACAAGACGGACGTCAGTTTGGCGATGGAGACGACGTCATGCCGGCGCGGTTGCTCCGGCGTGGCGGTCGGCCCGAACAGATGGCGAAACGACTGTTCGAGGACCGCGTCGATGTATTTCCGTGCAGACGAGGGCGAGTCGGCGTCGTGTTCCACTTCCGTGGCGGTGGGCGGGGTAGCACTCATGGTCGCCTCCGTAGCGGTTAGGGTTGGACGCCGGTCTGCACGTTGATGCAATTACTTATGGTGAAACGGTGAAGCAAAAAAGCAGCGAAGCAAAAAGCGATGAAGCAAATGCGTGTGGCAAAAGCGCAATCGAAAACGGAACAGTGCGCCTTAAACCGGCACCTTCTTCAGCATTTCGACGCCGACTTGGCCGGCTGCGATTTCGCGCAGTGCGACGACGGTGGGCTTGTCGCGGCTTTCGATCTTCGGCGTGTGGCCTTGAGCGAGCTGACGCGCGCGATAGGTTGCGGCAAGCGCGAGTTCGAAACGGTTCGGGATCTGTTTGAGGCAGTCTTCGACGGTAATGCGGGCCATGTTGGGTTCCTTCTCAGTATGTACGTTATTCTACCTTATGTGCTCGGCTGACCGCCGCGCTCACGCGTGTGGCAAGTGAATGCCGAGCTGCACGAAAAGCTGCGTGTGGCGTGCGTATTGCGAGGCGAAGCGCGAACGCGTCGCGGCCACCAGACATTGCAGTTCGCTGAGCGCGCGCTCGAACTTCTCGTTGATCACCACGTACTCCGCTTCCGCCGCGTGCGCCATCTCGCTGCCGGCTGCCAGCAGACGGCGCGTGATCACGTTCGGCTCGTCCTGGCCGCGCTTTCTCAGCCGCTCTTCCAGAGCTTCCAGCGACGGCGGCAAGATGAAGATTTCGACCGCGTTGTGAAACTGCTTTTTCACCTGCTGCGCGCCCTGCCAGTCGATTTCCAGCAGCACGTCATGGCCGTTCTTCATCTGGTCCTCGATCCAAACGCGCGAGGTGCCGTAGTAGTTGCCATGCACTTCCGCGCTTTCGAGAAACTCGCCGGCATCGTGACGCTTCATGAAATCGTCGACGGTGGTGAAGTGATAGTGCTCGCCGTCCTGTTCCTTCGGACGCGGCGGGCGCGTCGTGTACGAGATTGACAGACGGATCGCGTCGTCGCCGGCGAGCAGCGCGTTCACGAGC
Coding sequences within:
- the rpoZ gene encoding DNA-directed RNA polymerase subunit omega produces the protein MARITVEDCLKQIPNRFELALAATYRARQLAQGHTPKIESRDKPTVVALREIAAGQVGVEMLKKVPV
- the gmk gene encoding guanylate kinase, with protein sequence MTDHHHSRETPRNPYAGAYPGNLFMVVAPSGAGKSTLVNALLAGDDAIRLSISYTTRPPRPKEQDGEHYHFTTVDDFMKRHDAGEFLESAEVHGNYYGTSRVWIEDQMKNGHDVLLEIDWQGAQQVKKQFHNAVEIFILPPSLEALEERLRKRGQDEPNVITRRLLAAGSEMAHAAEAEYVVINEKFERALSELQCLVAATRSRFASQYARHTQLFVQLGIHLPHA